From Solibacillus isronensis, the proteins below share one genomic window:
- a CDS encoding dienelactone hydrolase family protein — translation MIVDKEQWKSIPLLHVYDETMDEQTPVVIFLHGFLSAKEHNLHYAYQFVQQGVRVILPDALMHGERSNQLTEDQMNFNFWKIVLKSVEEVHTIYGELKLKNLAGNKVGIAGTSMGGIVTSGCLAIYPWIETAGICMGTTSYTKLALHQVEDLKQKGVTFPLSEEQQTGLLQMLQKFDMEQHEELWANKPIIFWHGERDTVVPYHMSRDYVEQLEKEKKAAHITYLAERKAGHAVSRNGILQVTQFMAHCLA, via the coding sequence TTGATAGTTGACAAAGAACAATGGAAGTCCATTCCATTACTGCATGTATATGATGAAACGATGGATGAGCAAACACCGGTCGTTATTTTTCTTCATGGTTTTTTAAGCGCAAAGGAACATAATTTACATTACGCTTATCAGTTTGTGCAACAGGGTGTACGCGTTATACTACCGGATGCGTTAATGCATGGTGAGCGCTCGAATCAATTGACGGAAGACCAGATGAACTTTAACTTCTGGAAAATTGTATTAAAGTCAGTGGAAGAAGTACATACTATTTATGGAGAATTGAAGCTGAAAAACTTGGCAGGAAACAAGGTTGGGATTGCCGGAACTTCAATGGGCGGAATCGTCACTTCAGGCTGTTTAGCGATCTATCCATGGATTGAAACGGCAGGTATTTGTATGGGTACAACAAGCTATACGAAACTGGCCCTCCATCAAGTAGAGGATCTAAAGCAAAAAGGCGTAACATTTCCGTTGTCTGAAGAACAGCAAACAGGCTTGCTTCAAATGCTGCAAAAATTTGATATGGAGCAGCATGAGGAATTATGGGCAAACAAACCGATTATTTTCTGGCATGGTGAGCGCGATACGGTCGTTCCTTATCATATGAGCCGAGATTATGTTGAACAACTGGAAAAAGAAAAAAAAGCGGCACATATTACTTATTTGGCAGAACGAAAAGCAGGGCATGCGGTATCGAGAAACGGAATTTTGCAAGTCACGCAATTTATGGCGCATTGTTTGGCATAA
- a CDS encoding Cof-type HAD-IIB family hydrolase translates to MNEHLIVLDLDGTLLTDEKKISALTKETLLKAKEAGHQVMIATGRPYRASQLYYQELSLTTPIVNFNGALIHHPKNPMWKTIHTTVNLSVVHDVVESVHKYEYDNLIAEVMDDVYLHREDEGVLQLLHMGNPNILTGDLKNTLKEDPTSLLIQADDVNTPIIRKHLQDVHAELIEHRRWGAPFPIIEIVHKGLSKAVGIDYIAKEMGIPRERIIAFGDEDNDLEMIEYAGVGVAMSNGIDDLKTIANEITLSNNEDGIGKFLQDRLKL, encoded by the coding sequence ATGAACGAACATTTAATTGTATTAGATTTAGACGGCACTTTATTGACGGACGAGAAAAAAATTTCTGCGCTGACAAAGGAAACTTTGTTAAAAGCAAAAGAAGCAGGTCATCAGGTGATGATCGCGACAGGACGTCCGTATCGTGCGAGTCAGCTTTATTACCAGGAGCTGAGTTTAACAACTCCGATTGTCAATTTCAACGGAGCCCTCATCCACCACCCTAAAAATCCGATGTGGAAAACGATTCATACAACAGTCAATTTAAGTGTAGTCCATGATGTTGTAGAATCTGTTCATAAATATGAATACGACAACTTAATCGCCGAAGTAATGGATGACGTGTATCTCCATCGTGAAGATGAAGGTGTGCTTCAGTTGCTGCATATGGGCAACCCGAATATTCTAACAGGCGATCTGAAAAATACATTAAAAGAAGACCCGACAAGTTTGCTTATTCAAGCCGATGATGTAAATACACCGATTATCCGCAAACATTTGCAGGATGTTCACGCTGAACTGATCGAGCACCGACGTTGGGGAGCTCCATTCCCGATTATTGAAATTGTCCATAAAGGGTTAAGTAAAGCAGTAGGCATCGACTATATTGCAAAAGAAATGGGCATTCCCCGTGAACGCATCATTGCATTTGGCGATGAGGACAACGACTTGGAAATGATTGAATACGCAGGCGTTGGCGTTGCGATGAGTAACGGTATCGACGACTTGAAAACAATCGCCAATGAAATTACGCTATCGAACAACGAAGACGGCATAGGGAAATTTTTGCAGGACCGATTAAAACTATAA
- a CDS encoding alpha-amylase family glycosyl hydrolase, translating to MGFNKWFRTLAAGVLLSTSLSVAAVANAEERTIADESIYDVLVDRFFNGTGKNDDDTVNAQDPTMFAGGDFNGLLKKIDYVANMGYTILSIGSVFETEKYDGSMPTSYTMFDHRFGTAEEFKNMVEAYQKREIKMMVDFPISNVSPNHELAEKQGFVASENDGKIQWDLTNEEVQNELINSAVQFVNTYKLDGVRLTNIEQADTAFLNRFIEQLKAAGAYVIANAESDADFDAKFYSDTAANFTNAFKNVDLNTTVLEPHIEEMLSGTPVLSMTDTIWSNRFTLAATEEGMYPPTRSKISIASTLLLPGVPIVQYGSEIAMNGEAGVEAHQYYNFKTDSELADYVGKLQSLRNDSDTLRNGEFKWLENKDGYVVFERKSDEETWIVVINNSSKTKRVHIPVAELGEGKEVRGMFNSEIIRENKDGNYAIILDREMVEVYQVIEARGINTSYIVALGLVVVLYTAFMVVIMKRGKKRRAENSAH from the coding sequence ATGGGATTTAATAAATGGTTTCGTACATTAGCTGCGGGTGTGCTGCTTTCGACTTCATTGTCAGTTGCTGCTGTTGCAAATGCGGAAGAGCGTACAATTGCAGATGAAAGTATATATGATGTTTTAGTGGACCGTTTCTTTAATGGTACCGGTAAAAATGATGATGATACAGTAAATGCGCAAGACCCGACGATGTTTGCTGGCGGGGATTTCAATGGATTGCTGAAGAAAATCGATTATGTTGCAAATATGGGCTATACGATACTGTCAATTGGCTCTGTATTTGAGACTGAAAAATATGATGGGTCGATGCCTACGAGCTATACAATGTTCGACCACCGTTTTGGAACAGCAGAGGAATTTAAAAACATGGTCGAGGCGTATCAAAAACGTGAAATCAAAATGATGGTTGATTTCCCGATTTCCAATGTTAGTCCAAACCATGAACTTGCTGAAAAACAAGGATTTGTGGCATCTGAAAATGATGGGAAAATACAGTGGGACTTAACGAATGAAGAAGTACAGAATGAGCTCATCAACAGTGCTGTACAATTTGTAAATACATATAAACTAGACGGGGTTCGACTGACGAATATTGAACAAGCCGATACTGCTTTTTTAAATCGCTTTATTGAACAGTTAAAAGCAGCAGGTGCCTATGTTATTGCGAATGCAGAAAGTGATGCAGATTTTGACGCGAAATTTTACAGTGATACTGCGGCCAACTTTACGAATGCATTTAAAAATGTTGATTTAAATACGACAGTACTGGAGCCTCATATCGAGGAAATGCTTTCAGGGACTCCGGTATTATCGATGACCGATACTATCTGGTCGAACCGCTTCACATTGGCGGCAACAGAGGAAGGTATGTATCCACCGACACGCAGTAAAATTTCCATTGCGAGCACGCTTTTACTTCCAGGTGTGCCAATCGTACAATATGGATCTGAAATTGCGATGAATGGGGAAGCGGGTGTTGAAGCACACCAGTACTACAATTTTAAAACAGACTCGGAATTAGCCGATTATGTCGGGAAGCTCCAGTCATTAAGAAATGATTCCGATACTTTGCGAAACGGAGAATTTAAATGGCTAGAAAATAAAGACGGCTATGTTGTATTTGAACGCAAATCCGATGAAGAAACATGGATCGTTGTCATTAATAATAGTAGTAAAACAAAACGAGTGCATATTCCTGTGGCTGAGCTGGGTGAAGGAAAAGAAGTTCGCGGAATGTTCAACAGTGAAATCATCCGTGAAAATAAGGACGGCAACTATGCGATTATTTTAGACCGTGAAATGGTCGAAGTGTACCAAGTAATTGAAGCACGTGGCATTAACACCTCTTATATTGTGGCACTTGGATTGGTCGTTGTTTTATACACAGCATTTATGGTTGTGATTATGAAGCGCGGAAAAAAACGCCGTGCCGAGAATTCAGCGCACTAA
- a CDS encoding YisL family protein, translating to MDFLTSTTHMHITTWVIALILFFIAALSGKKMKAVHMILRVMYILVIVTGLSLFLEWRDKITESGMNYDMKVLFGILVIGFMEMVLVRKSKGKSVNMFWVLFGIVLLITLYLGLSMGIGVNF from the coding sequence GTGGATTTCTTAACTAGTACGACGCATATGCACATCACGACTTGGGTAATAGCATTAATATTATTCTTTATCGCTGCATTATCCGGCAAAAAGATGAAAGCAGTACACATGATCTTACGTGTAATGTATATTTTAGTAATCGTAACAGGGTTGTCTTTATTCCTGGAATGGCGCGATAAGATTACTGAAAGCGGCATGAACTATGATATGAAAGTGTTATTTGGTATTTTAGTAATCGGCTTTATGGAAATGGTATTAGTACGCAAAAGCAAAGGCAAATCTGTCAATATGTTCTGGGTACTATTCGGTATCGTTCTATTAATCACATTATACTTAGGCTTAAGCATGGGTATCGGTGTAAACTTCTAA
- a CDS encoding fumarylacetoacetate hydrolase family protein, with the protein MKLLSFKVNEQVKFGPKVKKEEAVWDVIEIQNQLNVLKDFPKTIIDGIAHGYEFVEQVRKLVEAAQNHEGGAQFKLAYSDIEWLSPVPRTPKNILCVGKNYSDHAREMGAEKAPEHIVVFTKSPTAIAPDESTLPVHAEVTDSLDYEGELAVVIGKRGKNVPKAMAFDYVFGYTIANDLTARDAQEKHKQFFLGKSLEGSCPMGPYLVTKDEIPDPHTLSIVTKVNGEVRQNGSTKDMLFSVSEIIETVSKYVTLEPGDVILTGTPAGVGKGMNPPQFLKAGDEVKIAIEGIGTLANRFA; encoded by the coding sequence ATGAAATTGTTATCATTTAAAGTAAACGAACAAGTAAAGTTTGGCCCAAAAGTAAAAAAAGAAGAGGCAGTTTGGGATGTTATCGAAATCCAAAACCAACTTAATGTACTAAAAGACTTTCCGAAAACAATTATTGACGGGATTGCACATGGCTATGAATTTGTTGAGCAAGTTCGTAAATTAGTAGAGGCAGCTCAGAATCATGAAGGTGGAGCTCAGTTCAAACTGGCTTATTCTGATATTGAGTGGCTGTCGCCAGTTCCTCGTACACCGAAAAATATTTTATGTGTTGGTAAAAATTACAGTGATCATGCCCGTGAAATGGGTGCAGAAAAGGCACCGGAACATATCGTTGTCTTCACAAAGTCACCAACTGCAATTGCCCCGGATGAATCAACATTACCTGTGCATGCAGAGGTGACGGATTCTCTTGATTATGAAGGAGAGTTGGCTGTTGTAATCGGCAAGCGCGGAAAAAATGTTCCAAAAGCAATGGCATTTGACTATGTGTTCGGCTATACAATTGCCAATGATCTTACAGCCCGTGATGCACAGGAGAAGCATAAACAGTTCTTCTTAGGCAAGAGCTTGGAAGGCAGCTGTCCAATGGGGCCGTATTTAGTAACAAAAGATGAAATTCCTGATCCGCATACTTTATCGATTGTGACGAAAGTAAATGGTGAAGTACGCCAAAATGGATCGACGAAAGATATGTTGTTCTCTGTTTCCGAAATTATTGAGACAGTTTCAAAATATGTAACGTTAGAGCCGGGTGATGTTATTTTAACAGGTACGCCTGCCGGAGTCGGAAAAGGGATGAACCCGCCTCAATTTTTAAAAGCAGGCGATGAAGTGAAAATCGCAATTGAAGGAATCGGGACTTTAGCAAACCGATTTGCTTAA